One window of the Puntigrus tetrazona isolate hp1 chromosome 13, ASM1883169v1, whole genome shotgun sequence genome contains the following:
- the c13h2orf50 gene encoding uncharacterized protein C2orf50 homolog, translated as MERKGNTRRATSAGYRLPDRPNGPLASQSSVSVFRHSAGRTRNTGETPAQDDDTRDPVKQDQVWREFVRTERTGVKEWEKNWSFLMNFDQLGHPRTETPLPGSVSLYSDRVPNTSNQMFGSGLYTELGKELIHLDGLLTLTANHRKTKRNPEMHPC; from the exons ATGGAGAGGAAAGGAAACACGCGGCGCGCCACTTCAGCCGGGTACCGTTTACCGGATAGACCCAATGGTCCTCTCGCCTCTCAGTCCTCGGTCTCAGTGTTCAGGCATTCGGCGGGCAGGACACGAAACACCGGTGAGACACCGGCGCAAGACGATGATACCCGAGATCCGGTAAAGCAGGACCAGGTTTGGAGAGAGTTTGTGCGCACGGAGCGAACCGGTGTGAAAGAATG GGAGAAGAACTGGAGTTTCCTGATGAACTTTGACCAGCTG GGTCATCCACGTACAGAGACTCCTCTCCCCGGCTCTGTGTCTTTATACTCAGACAGAGTCCCAAACACAAGTAACCAAATGTTCGGCAGCGGCCTGTACACTGAGCTTGGCAAAGAGCTGATTCACCTGGACGGCCTGCTAACTCTGACGGCAAACCACCGCAAGACCAAAAGGAATCCAGAGATGCATCCCTGCTGA